From a single Apium graveolens cultivar Ventura chromosome 2, ASM990537v1, whole genome shotgun sequence genomic region:
- the LOC141695463 gene encoding glucan endo-1,3-beta-glucosidase, acidic-like, with amino-acid sequence MQSFSNRQYCTVLLLLCSFFAFLHDASAAQQASGQQHAELNRAGVCYGTFADNLPSPQESVSLIQNLQANRIRLYGPDFNVLQALKNTSIEVVLGVPNYQLQSIASGQDKANQWIQNNVQNFPDINFRYIVVGNGVPTQDQHSIEYREFLLTAMKNIQNAVSSCGLQNKIKVSTSLDHSVILKQIHPPSNAEFDDKYFIGDIIQLLKNNNAPFLVNIHPYYSYAFNKPEIPLELNKDSQTSGDIRLRYAYFRSPSVLVKDGQLGYKNAFDAMVDAVYSALEKADASSLDVVVSETGWPTSRGPQATAYNARLYNNNLIKRSKSKGSPKRPKKPVETYIYNLFDENQRSEMERHWGIFEANKQAKYPITFAS; translated from the exons ATGCAATCCTTTAGCAATAGGCAATATTGCACAGTGCTGCTCCTACTATGCTCATTCTTTGCCTTCCTGCACGATGCTTCAG CTGCTCAGCAAGCAAGTGGACAACAACACGCAGAACTGAATAGAGCAGGTGTGTGCTATGGAACTTTTGCAGATAATCTACCATCCCCACAAGAATCCGTGTCTCTCATCCAAAATCTCCAAGCTAATAGAATAAGACTTTATGGTCCGGATTTTAATGTTCTCCAAGCCCTAAAAAACACCAGTATTGAAGTCGTCCTTGGTGTCCCCAACTATCAACTTCAAAGCATCGCTTCCGGCCAAGACAAAGCCAACCAATGGATCCAAAACAACGTCCAGAACTTCCCAGACATCAACTTCAGGTATATTGTTGTTGGAAATGGTGTGCCTACACAAGACCAACACAGTATCGAGTATAGAGAGTTTCTGCTCACGGCCATGAAAAACATTCAAAATGCGGTTTCCTCATGCGGTCTACAAAACAAAATCAAAGTCTCCACATCCCTTGATCATTCAGTTATTCTGAAACAAATTCACCCACCATCAAATGCCGAATTTGACGACAAATACTTTATTGGGGACATAATCCAATTGTTAAAGAACAATAACGCACCGTTTCTTGTAAACATTCACCCATATTATAGCTATGCATTCAACAAACCCGAAATTCCTCTAGAATTAAACAAAGATAGCCAAACCTCAGGTGACATACGTCTCCGGTATGCATACTTCAGATCTCCCTCGGTTTTGGTTAAAGACGGTCAACTAGGATACAAAAATGCGTTTGATGCAATGGTTGATGCGGTATACTCTGCACTGGAGAAGGCTGATGCTTCTTCATTGGATGTCGTCGTATCGGAAACAGGATGGCCTACTTCTAGAGGACCTCAAGCTACAGCATATAATGCAAGACTTTACAACAATAATTTAATTAAGCGAAGTAAGAGCAAGGGGTCTCCAAAAAGACCAAAGAAGCCTGTAGAAACTTATATATATAACTTGTTTGATGAAAATCAAAGGAGCGAAATGGAAAGGCACTGGGGGATATTTGAGGCAAATAAACAAGCCAAGTACCCCATCACTTTTGCTTCTTAG